The genome window CGGGGTCACTTGGTCTTTCTTTGAACTCCATTTCAGCACATCCTGGACCCATACCTTTAATGTTTCCAGAGAATGTATCAGATAATAAATCTTGACCTGCACCGTAAAGTTTTAAATCCTTTGCAATAGCAGTTGCTTCCATGAAAGCTTTAAAAGCTAATTCATGAATTTCCTCGTTTTCTTCACCTTGCCGGTGAGTCATTATTAGTTCTGTATCGTCACCACAGTTGGTGACATAAAAGTCTTCCAGAAGTGATTCTTCCTTAGCTTTTCCTAAAATTTCTTCACATTTTGCCAATAAGGCAGGGTGAGCGAGTCCATGTCCTGCTACACTCCCAACATCCGCTTTAATTACACTAATAGTTGTTTTCATTTTAAAAAACACCTCCACAATATCATATTTTCTAAAGAATAACTGATGTTAATCCTTTTATAAAATTCAACCATATTCTGTTTTAATAAGCTGATTAAACATTTTAAATTTAATAAGCCTAAAATAGTTATAATACTCTATAATGTATTTATATTTATTTTATTATAATTTAAAAACTTATCCCTAGCTAATTAAAATTCACATTTAGTGGTTTTTTAAAATTTTAAAATATATATTTTCAGATATTTTTTAATGATTCTAAAACAGTTTTTAGTTTTTGATCCATGTCCACTGCTTCTTGTGCATCTAAAACCCTTTCGATATCAGCCTTAGTTTCAGGATAACGAGGAACTGCACTACAACCTCCATCAGGAATAATAGATATTTCATAAGTGCCTATCTCCTTAGCCATGTTTTCAATCTCCACCTTATCCATTCCAATCAATGGACTTAAAATTGGCATAGATACTGAATGTCTGGTGGCCAATAAATTGGGCAATGTTTGAGATGCTACCTGACCCATACTACTTCCATCTACTATGGCCATAGCACCCTCTCTTTGAGCGATTATCTCTGCTGTATGGTACATGCCGGTTTTACATAGTACGCAGGTTAATTTTTCAGGTGCTTTTTCTTTACATGCCTGCAAATATTCCCCATATTTTACTACTTTTAGTTCAAATTTTACACCTGAAGAATATTCTCGAAGTTTATCTGCCATTTTTTTAACTTTTTCAATTGATTCAGGATTAGTAAATGGTTCATTATCAAAGTGAATAGCAATAATTTTGCAGCCTCTTTTCATCATCATATAAGCAGCCACAGGAGAGTCTATTCCTCCTGAAAGCAGGGCTACTAATTTTCCTTGTGTTCCCACTGGGAGGCCACCAGGTCCCTGGATTTTGGTATGGTAAATAAAAGTATCATCGTCTCGAACTTCAATGAAAATTTCAACGTCAGGGTTTGTTAAATCCACCGGAGAACCTATTTTTCTAAAGACCACAGCCCCTGCAAAAGCTCCTAGTTCTTGGCTAGTGAAATCATGTTTTCCTACCCTACGTGCTCTAATAGCAAATGATGTTTCAGAGGAAATGATTCCATCATCTGCTAATTTATCCACATATTCGTCCAAGGTTTCTGCAATTTGGTCTAAATCAGTTACTGTAGAAATAGCAGGGCTAAATGATACTATGCCAAATATCTTTGTTAACCACTCCATTGCATCATCATAGTTTTTTGGTTCAATAAAAACTCTACCCTGCGTTACTTCAATATCACAGTCAAAAGCATTTTTGATATTGGATACCAATTTCTTCTCAAACCTACGCCTTACACGGGGGCTTTTAATTCCCAATTCACCATATCTAACGATTATCAAATCATAATCCAACATTAAATATCTCCTAAATTACAATATAAGCTAACTATCCGGGCATGAATAAATGGAAAATTTACCTTTCTTAATTTTATTTGTGAGTTCATCTGTTATCTCCCTGGCCCTTTTCAAGTCAGATTGTCTGCAGGCAATTGGTACTTCAAACTCGCCGAGATCAACTTCCAGTTCTACATATCCTGTTTTCATTACAAACGCACCGTGGGGACAGGAATATGCACACATTCCACACCCAAAACATTTTCTAGTATTTAGATTGTGGGTGAATGCTAATGTGGGGCATCTCTCCCTAACCAAGCATGTGGCGCAGTCCATGCATTTATCGCAGTGGTAACTCGGACGTTCATCAGAGCCATTCCACATTTCACCATAATTAGTATTGGTTAAAGGCAAGTGCCTACCTTTTATATCTGCTACTGGTAAAGAAATATCTGAATTTTTT of Methanobacterium alcaliphilum contains these proteins:
- the thiI gene encoding tRNA uracil 4-sulfurtransferase ThiI, translated to MDYDLIIVRYGELGIKSPRVRRRFEKKLVSNIKNAFDCDIEVTQGRVFIEPKNYDDAMEWLTKIFGIVSFSPAISTVTDLDQIAETLDEYVDKLADDGIISSETSFAIRARRVGKHDFTSQELGAFAGAVVFRKIGSPVDLTNPDVEIFIEVRDDDTFIYHTKIQGPGGLPVGTQGKLVALLSGGIDSPVAAYMMMKRGCKIIAIHFDNEPFTNPESIEKVKKMADKLREYSSGVKFELKVVKYGEYLQACKEKAPEKLTCVLCKTGMYHTAEIIAQREGAMAIVDGSSMGQVASQTLPNLLATRHSVSMPILSPLIGMDKVEIENMAKEIGTYEISIIPDGGCSAVPRYPETKADIERVLDAQEAVDMDQKLKTVLESLKNI